The following are encoded together in the Janthinobacterium sp. Marseille genome:
- a CDS encoding RNA polymerase sigma factor: MPEALKESLRALFLSRYAQFRRHLHLRLGSEDLANDALHETYLKVENMNAPSAIKYPSAYLYRIALNIAEDQRKSNARMLSVPEIEGLYELADELADPGRTLEAKTEIEALERALAELPKRRRLIVIAARVDEMPHKEIAVRFGISVRTVEKELRAGLEHCCERMGRDFIQRFGPGAGKQSK; this comes from the coding sequence CACTATTCCTCAGTCGCTACGCACAATTCCGGCGCCACCTGCATTTGCGTCTCGGTTCGGAAGACCTGGCCAACGATGCCTTGCATGAAACTTATTTGAAGGTGGAGAACATGAATGCGCCCAGCGCAATCAAGTATCCATCTGCCTATCTATATAGGATCGCCCTCAATATTGCCGAAGACCAGCGCAAGAGTAATGCGCGCATGCTCAGCGTGCCGGAGATCGAGGGTTTGTACGAACTGGCCGACGAATTGGCGGATCCCGGTCGTACGCTGGAAGCCAAAACCGAAATCGAAGCATTGGAACGCGCATTGGCGGAGTTGCCGAAACGGCGTCGCCTGATTGTGATCGCGGCGCGCGTCGATGAAATGCCGCACAAGGAAATTGCCGTGCGTTTCGGTATTTCGGTGCGTACGGTAGAGAAAGAATTGCGCGCCGGCCTTGAACATTGCTGCGAGCGTATGGGACGGGATTTCATTCAACGCTTCGGTCCCGGCGCCGGAAAACAGTCTAAGTAA
- a CDS encoding FecR domain-containing protein has translation MTADDTAIQREAQAWVVRLASHAVTENDANAFRQWCAQNRAHATAFSQARSVWGAMRPAAMQLKQHEAIRQDAASGVRKGRRAFLGGAVAASVAYLAFRPPMELWPSLGEVAAGFAADYQTATGEQRSLAMHDGLLVQMNTQTRINVQADANNETDLELLSGEAEIQTDFNKENRVTVVAGGGVVSALRARFNIRYTGNNVCVTCLQGRVQVGQAIHRATLDAGQQLTYRADDFGVPQAVNTSNVTAWRKRMLVFNQVALSEVVAEVNRYRPGKLILRSEELGRSKVQASFSIDRLDDVIALIRDAYGADVTQLPGGIVLLRKATA, from the coding sequence ATGACAGCAGACGACACGGCCATCCAGCGCGAAGCACAAGCCTGGGTGGTACGGCTCGCCTCGCACGCGGTGACGGAAAACGACGCCAATGCCTTCCGGCAATGGTGTGCGCAGAACCGTGCGCATGCGACCGCCTTTAGCCAGGCACGCAGCGTATGGGGCGCGATGCGTCCGGCAGCGATGCAGCTCAAGCAACATGAAGCGATACGGCAGGATGCCGCTTCCGGTGTGCGCAAGGGACGACGCGCCTTCCTCGGCGGCGCAGTGGCGGCATCGGTGGCTTATTTGGCATTCCGGCCCCCGATGGAATTGTGGCCGTCGTTGGGTGAGGTGGCTGCAGGTTTCGCCGCCGATTACCAGACTGCGACCGGCGAACAACGCAGCCTGGCAATGCATGATGGTTTGCTGGTGCAAATGAATACGCAGACGCGCATCAATGTGCAGGCGGATGCAAATAATGAAACAGACCTCGAATTGTTATCCGGCGAAGCTGAGATACAAACTGATTTCAATAAGGAAAACCGCGTCACGGTGGTCGCAGGTGGCGGTGTCGTGTCGGCACTCCGTGCCAGATTCAATATCCGTTATACCGGCAACAATGTTTGCGTGACCTGCTTGCAGGGACGGGTGCAGGTCGGGCAGGCGATACACCGCGCGACGCTGGACGCGGGACAGCAATTGACATATCGCGCAGATGACTTCGGCGTACCGCAAGCCGTCAACACAAGTAATGTGACTGCATGGCGCAAGCGCATGCTGGTCTTTAACCAGGTTGCCTTGTCGGAAGTGGTGGCCGAGGTCAATCGCTATCGTCCAGGCAAATTGATCTTGCGCAGCGAAGAGCTGGGGCGTAGCAAGGTGCAAGCCAGTTTTTCCATCGACCGGCTGGATGATGTGATCGCCTTGATCCGCGATGCCTATGGCGCCGACGTCACGCAATTGCCGGGCGGGATCGTTCTATTGCGCAAGGCGACGGCTTGA